Genomic DNA from Haemorhous mexicanus isolate bHaeMex1 chromosome 20, bHaeMex1.pri, whole genome shotgun sequence:
GAACCCCTTGATGACCGGGCAGGAAATGAAATCCAGAAGGAATCCTGCATGGGATGGCAGGCAGTGAGCACGCTCCAGTGGGACAGCAGGACAGTCCCAGCGTCCcggagagcagagaggaggaaggaacaACTAGAGGCTGTGCAGCAATATCCCAAACAATTCAGTGCATGGCAAGAGCCTCTCACCGAGGCGCAGGAGCCCCATGGCCAGCTGAATGCAGCCAGAGAGGAAGGCGAGCAGGACAGCATAGACGGGCTGGTGGAAGGCGTACGAGGAGACCAGCAGGGACATGATGGCCGTGGGACCCAGCGTCACGTCCTTGGCCGTGCCCAGGAGGCAGTAGACGAAGCAGCCCATGAAGGAGGAATAGAGGCCGTactgcagggggacagaaggGGCACTGGCACGGCCCTGGGAGCGGGGAGAGGCCGGACACGTCCCGGACCGGGAGGCTGGGCTGATCTCGGGCCACCCAGGGCCCTTGGCACACGCGTGGCATCCTGCCCGGGAAATGGGCGACTGCACAGCGCCAGCCCTTGGTCACccagccttgccctgccctgccctgccctgccctgccctgcccgtcACACTGCCGGGCTGCCCGGGAGCGGGTCCCGGCTCACCCCGGCCGGAGGCAGCCCGGGGAGCGGCAGGTCCCCGAGTCCCGGTCCTGGCCCGGCACCCACCTGCAGCGGCAGCCCGGCCAGCTCGGCGTAGGCCAGCGCCTGGGGCACGGCGGTCAGTCCCACGGCCAGCCCGGCCAGCAGGTCCAGCGGCAGCCACGCCCGCGAGTACCGCGGCAGCCAGCGCAGCACCGGCAGCGCCGGGAGCGGGCACCGGGACCCCGGCATGGCCGGGACCCCCGGGCCGCGGGCCGGTACCGGGGGCGGTGCGGGACCCCCGCGGGGCCGCGGTCGGTACCGGGGGAGGGGCGGGACTccgcggagccgccgctgccAGCCCGGCACAGCCCGCGGCTCCGCCCGCGCCGGATCTGAGCGGCCGGGGCGCCTCATGTGACCGGGGTGAGGAGGAGCCGGGGCGGCCGGAGGAGCCGCCGAGCCccgctgccggtgccggtgctgctgccggtgccggtgctGCTGCCGGTGCCGGTACCGGTGCCATGCGGCCCtgggcgctgctgctgctgctgggcgcGCTCCGGCCCGGCGGagccgcggccccggcccgcaatgtgctgctgctcctgggtgaGTGCGtcccggcccagcccagccccggaGCCGGCCCGGAcccccctgcccggggctgggcGCTGGGGACATCCCGcggctgggagggagggacggTCCTGGGCTCCGCTGCTTCCCCTCCGCTGCATCCCCTCCGCTGCATCCCCTCCGCTGCATCCCCTCCGCAGCACCGCCCGGGTCACCCGCAGCCCGGGGATGCTCCCGGTGTCATCAGGGGCCCCCACGCCCGGTCAGGGACACCCCCGGGCTGACCCCGCACCCGTCCCGCAGCCGATGACGGCGGCTTCGAGAGCGGCGCCTACAACAACTCGGCCATCCGCACGCCCAACCTGGACGCGCTGGCCCGGCGCGGTTTGGTCTTCCAAAACGCCTTCACCTCCgtcagcagctgctccccgAGCCGGGCCAGCATCCTGACCGGCTTACCCCAGGTAGGGGCACCTGCGGCACCAGGCCAGGGCTACAGCCCACGGCAGGAGTCACGGGCACGGCTGGACGcgtggcagggccaggctggcagccctGGTCCGACCATGCCGTGTCCCCGCAGCACCAGAACGGCATGTACGGGCTGCACCAGGACGTGCATCACTTCAACTCCTTCGACGGCGTGAggagcctgccccagctgctcagcCACGCAGGAGTCCGGACAGgtaggagctggaggagctgggacagggaggagctgggacaagcaggaaaagggacaggcaggagctgggacaggcagggagcacCAAGCCCCACCGGCAGAGCTCGGTGGCTAAACTGcccatgggctggggagccctgcctggcctgtggctgtccctgcagagaggagacagcagcagccacaaccaccctgcactgctcttggcacagcagctgcctgcattCTCACAGGGATAATTGGGAAGAAGCACGTGGGGCCAGGGGCTGTGTACCCCTTCGACTTCGCCTTCACAGAGGAGAACAGCTCGGTCCTGCAGGTGGGCAGAAACATCACCCGGATCAAGGAGCTCGTCCGGCgcttcctgcagagccaggacgagaggtgaggctgcccccTTGTCCTGGGAATGGCTGCACTGAAGATGTGTCCCCATGGCGCAGCTGGTCACAAACAGGAGGGGGCCATTGTCCCTGGCTCCCCCCATACCCAGATTAGGTGGGGGGAGTCCTGCTGACCCCAGCTCtctgtggcacagcccaggaaGGTCTCTGGGCACCTCTTTGCTTCACCACCTCCACATCCCCCCTTTCCATCCCTAGGCCTTTCTTCCTCTATGTTGCCTTCCACGACCCTCACCGCTGcgggcactcccagccccagtATGGGGTCTTTTGTGAGAAGTTTGGCAATGGAGAGAGTGGGATGGGCTGGATCCCTGACTGGAAGCCACAGATTTACCACCCAGAGCAAGTGCAGGTGAGAACCTGTGGGGGTAtgtggggctctgtggggctgcacGTGATGGCAGCCTCTggtggagccagggctggcaccaccttgtcactgtccccagtgtcacagcaAGGGCTGGTGAAGGCACAGGGGCCTGTGTCAGCCACGTGTCCCTTTCCCTGTCTCTGTTTAGGTCCCCCCCTTTGTCCCGGACACGCCGGCTGCCCGGGAGGACCTGGCTGCCCAGTACACGACCATCGGGCGCATGGACCAAGGTGGGAGCcgtggccaggctggggctgagctctgccctgctttCACAGGGATTatggccaggctggggctgagccctgcagcccctccctgccccctgaGTTCTGTCCCTCCTCTCACAGGGATCGGGCTGGTCCTGGAGGAGCTGCGCCACGCCGGCTTCCTCAACAGCACCCTGGTGATCTACACCTCCGACAACGGCATCCCCTTCCCCGGGGGCAGGACCAACCTCTACCACTCGGGCACCGCCCAGCcgctgctcctctcctcccccGAGCACCCCCAGCGCTGGGGGCAGGTCAGCCCGGCCTTCGCCTCCCTCCTGGGTAAGAGCTGAGCGAGGGAGGCACCACTGCTGTGCCCGGGGCTGTGGGCTgctccccaccctccctgcaCCAAAACTCagggtcctgtccctgggagcagcctggagccctCAGCATTGGCAGGGCCagtgcagggaagggagaggagggaggacaGAACAGGgtcccctgcagggacaccaacCCCGGGGACCTTTCTGCCCCTCTCTGGAGCTGAGTTTCCCCCCACCGTGCCTGTCCCTTCTCTcacccttttcctcccctcc
This window encodes:
- the SGSH gene encoding N-sulphoglucosamine sulphohydrolase, encoding MRPWALLLLLGALRPGGAAAPARNVLLLLADDGGFESGAYNNSAIRTPNLDALARRGLVFQNAFTSVSSCSPSRASILTGLPQHQNGMYGLHQDVHHFNSFDGVRSLPQLLSHAGVRTGIIGKKHVGPGAVYPFDFAFTEENSSVLQVGRNITRIKELVRRFLQSQDERPFFLYVAFHDPHRCGHSQPQYGVFCEKFGNGESGMGWIPDWKPQIYHPEQVQVPPFVPDTPAAREDLAAQYTTIGRMDQGIGLVLEELRHAGFLNSTLVIYTSDNGIPFPGGRTNLYHSGTAQPLLLSSPEHPQRWGQVSPAFASLLDLTPTILDWFSIPYPAYSIFGKRQVQLTGKSLLPALESEQPWATAFMSQSHHEVTMYYPTRAVQHRQFRLIHNLNYKMPFPIDQDLYVSPTFQDLLQRTRAGRPTHWNKSLQQYYYRARWELFDCSRDPAERQNLAPDPRYAGVLQLLRAQLLRWQWDTGDPWVCAPDAVLEEKLSPQCRPLHNEL